The following coding sequences lie in one Spea bombifrons isolate aSpeBom1 chromosome 5, aSpeBom1.2.pri, whole genome shotgun sequence genomic window:
- the LOC128497668 gene encoding uncharacterized protein LOC128497668 gives MSVAASWSALDEPDLEDSPPPPAARGEQLAPAASSRPLMSRDSASPAPVRVGRTPSGGRSRYQCSSTAGPGSLPARGRQDDDAVAGPSSAAGAPGRVTPAGPVAGSGTAPQPALGPFSGFGAGRGSSGGGGSSLDLERGRGWVLSQVARSLAPSTLSAYTRYWQDWEASLREVGGPASREGRLSVLLFVVGTEFSRGVSVASITKRLAALAFYFKMHGEVDLTKEFLVSQAMKGYRRGCRRVDSRRPVTFDLLGRLCVCLPGVCFSEFEVCLFRLSFVLAFFGAFRVSELVSPSTTTVGGLLFSDVLLRDRSVSLLVRRSKTDQLGRGFRVCLFGLEGSDLCPVRCLRSFLAVRPPGDGPLLVHVNGSSLSRFQFLAVFRKCLLACALNPGEFGTHSFRIGAATQAARWGLGFSGCLIWILGHSYVYWAARRASVRPRGRLLGLDPDLVQHLREHKPTGTAAKMVVLVVTAFPRSSKLGRGNHRKRCHIALSSS, from the exons ATGTCCGTGGCAGCTTCCTGGAGCGCTCTGGATGAGCCTGACTTGGAGGattccccccctccccctgcaGCTCGTGGTGAGCAGCTGGCTCCAGCTGCTTCTTCTCGTCCTCTCATGTCTCGTGACTCAGCGTCTCCTGCTCCTGTTCGTGTCGGCAGGACGCCCTCTGGTGGCCGATCTCGGTACCAGTGTTCTTCTACAGCGGGTCCTGGCTCCCTGCCCGCTCGAGGACGTCAGGATGATGATGCTGTTGCTGGTCCCAGCTCTGCAGCTGGTGCTCCTGGACGTGTGACCCCGGCAGGACCCGTGGCAGGCAGTGGCACAGCCCCCCAGCCTG CTTTGGGACCGTTTTCGGGATTTGGCGCCGGCCGCGGATCCAGTGGGGGTGGAGGTTCCAGCCTGGATTTGGAGCGTGGTCGAGGATGGGTCTTGAGTCAGGTGGCTCGGTCGCTGGCTCCGTCCACCTTGTCGGCATACACCAGGTACTGGCAGGACTGGGAGGCGTCCTTGCGGGAAGTTGGTGGTCCTGCTTCGCGGGAAGGCAGACTGTCCGTTTTGCTGTTCGTGGTGGGCACGGAATTTTCTCGCGGGGTTTCTGTGGCGAGCATTACTAAGCGCCTGGCGGctcttgctttttattttaagatgcaTGGGGAGGTGGATTTGACTAAGGAGTTCTTGGTTTCCCAGGCTATGAAGGGCTATCGGCGTGGTTGTAGACGGGTGGATAGTCGGCGTCCTGTCACTTTTGATTTGCTGGGgcgtttgtgtgtttgtttgccTGGGGTTTGCTTTTCTGAGTTTGAGGTTTGTCTTTTTCGTTTGAGTTTTGTTTTGgccttttttggtgcttttcgCGTTAGTGAGCTGGTTAGTCCGAGCACCACTACGGTTGGGGGGTTGCTGTTTTCTGATGTTTTGCTTAGGGATCGGTCTGTTTCTCTTTTGGTTCGTCGTTCTAAGACTGATCAGTTGGGACGGGGATTTCGCGTCTGTTTGTTTGGGTTGGAGGGGTCTGACCTTTGCCCAGTCCGTTGTTTGCGTTCCTTTTTGGCTGTGCGGCCGCCTGGGGATGGTCCCTTGCTGGTGCATGTGAATGGAAGTTCTCTGTCTCGCTTTCAGTTTTTGGCGGTTTTCCGCAAATGCTTGTTGGCGTGTGCCTTGAACCCGGGGGAGTTTGGGACCCATTCTTTTCGGATAGGCGCGGCCACCCAGGCGGCTAGGTGGGGTCTGG GTTTCTCGGGATGCCTGATCTGGATTCTGGGCCATTCATATGTTTACTGGGCGGCGCGTAGGGCCAGTGTTCGTCCTCGCGGTCGGCTTTTGGGCCTGGATCCGGACCTGGTACAG